From the Actinopolymorpha singaporensis genome, the window GTTCTGCAGGAGGGGCAGGGCTACCAGGTCTGCAACTCGATCTGGCTGCTTGACGACTTCACCGCCGAGAACGGCGCGACGCGGGTGGTGCCGGGCTCGCACCGCAAGCGTGGCATCGGGCCTGCCGACGAACTGGACGGGGACCCGCGAGCCACCCACCCGGACGAGGTGCAGTTGATCGCGCCCGCCGGAACGGTGGTGGTGTTCAACAGCCATCTGTGGCACGGCGGTACGCGCAACAACAGCGACCGGCCCCGCCGCGCGTTGCACTCCTACTTCACCAGGCGCGACCAGCCGCAACAGCTCGACCAGGCGGAGTATCTCCGCGTCCGAACGCGTGACCGGCTGAGCCCTGCCGCCCTCTACGTCCTCGGGGTCTGGGACGAGCTCGGGACGGCTTCATGACCGACGCCGTCTCGCCGGTACGCGTGGACGCAGACGCGGACCCACCCCTGGACGACTGGATCGAACGCTTCCACCGCGACGGCTTCCTGGTGGTCGAGGACGCCCTGCCGGACGATCTCGTGCGGGAGCTTCGTACCGACCTCGACGACGCGATCGGCGCCGCGCCCAACAACGCCGGTCAGGTCGAGATCCAGGTGCGGATGTTCGAACGCAGCAAGGCGCACCTGCGACTGTTCGACCACGAACCCGTCGTCACGTTCGCCGAGCGACTGATCAGTCAGGACCGGCCGGGCCTCGGTCCGGACCACGTGCACGTCGTGCACAACAACGCCTTCCGCACGCCGACCCAGGCGGGCATCTCGACCTGGCACCAGGACGACCCGCCGCACTATCTGGTGACCCACGGCGAGCCGCCGGCCAACGTGCGGCTGCCCGTACTCCTGTTCACCTGCAACTACTACCTCACCGACGTGACCGAGCGGCGCCACGGCCCGACGCAGTTCGTGCCCGGGTCACATCTGTTCGGTGCACACTGCCCACCCACGTTGGAGGGAACGCGGTGGGAGCAGGACGTGGTGACGGCGTACGGCAGGGCGGGTACGGCGATCATGTTCAGCTGTCAGGTCTGGCATCGCGGCCACCCCAACCTGAGCGAGCGAACGCGGTACGTCAGCCAGGTCTCCTACGCACATCGCCTCATCGGCCACCGCTACTTCCCCTTCATGAACTACGTGATGCCCGAACACGTGTACGCCGGGGCGAACCCGCGGCTGCGGCGGCTGCTCGGCTTCCTGCCGACGGGCGCCTACGGTTAGCGGATCCGGACAGCACGTACGCGTAGGGGCGTAGGCGCCTGTCAGCGACCGAACCGGACCGACTCGTGCACGGCCATGCCGGTCGTTCCGGCAGCGTCGCGTGCCGTGCTGAGCCAGCGGATCTCGTCCGCCCGCCCGTTGGCCACCCGGCTTCCCCACCGCTCGAACATGTCGGGAAAGCGGTCGGTGTCCAGCGGTTCGCCCTCGTGGAGTACGCGCAGTGGTTCGAGAGCGACCGCGCCACCCGGCGCGGGTATGGTCCACGCGCCCGGCTCGCCGTGCGGCCGGTCGGTCCGGGGGGCGCCGTCGACGAAGATCTCGACCGGACGCGGATCCCCACCCACCCGCCACTCGGCCACTCGCGCCCACCGCGCACCGTTCGACCGGTCGACAGTGTTGAACACGACCGTACGGTCGGGCAGATGAACGCGGCCCCACTGCAACCGGCGAAGCCCCAGCAGCCTCGGCGGCAGCCGCAGCCACACCCAGTCGGAGTACCCGAACCCGGCCAGCCGGGTGGCGGCCCCCGAACCCTTGTCGTCCCAGGAGACCTCGGCTCGCGCGGAGGGTACGGCCACGTGCCAGTGCACCCGCGAACTGATCGGCGGATCGGCCGGATGCCAGGTGGGTGTCGGCGCGCGGTGCACCAGCCGGAAGATGCGCCCGTCCCGGGTGGCGATGGAGTACTCCATCCCGCCGTCCGGCAGCCGTCTGGGTGCCCCGGCGATCGGGCGTCCGCGCAGCACCTCGCGACGGCCGTCGGGTAGGTAGTGTTCGACCGCGCCGTAGGGGATGTGCACTCCGGCGACGCGCAGCCATGCGAGGTAGGCGATCACCACGTCACCGTCGGGGCCGACCAGGTCCGCGTAGAGCTTGCGGAGGAGGAACCCTCGGCGCACCAGCGCACGACTTGCGGTCGTCCCGCCCAGCGCCCGGCTCACCACTGCCCCACCCGACGCCAGTGGAGCCCCGAGACCACGAAGACCAGTATGGTCGCGACCCCGATCACCGGAAGTATCGGCCACAGCAACCCCCTGTCGTAGGAGAACATCGACCTCGGCCAGGCGGGTTCGCCTCGCGAGGTGTGGATCAGGGCCAGTGCGACCGCGGTTACCACCAGGCTGAAGAGATGGCCGGAAGTGAGGCCACCTGCCCACGGCACCCCGAACGTCTCGTCCCGGAGCGAGTCCACCGCGAACCGGCCCATCGCGTACAGCAGCATCACCACTCCGGTGACCACGCCGGCCGGCGCCGGCCGCAGGCTCACCAGCGCGGCCGTCAACACCGCCGCGGCTGTGGCCGCCGCGGACAGCACCTGCACCGGGATCCGCGGGCATACCCGGTCCGGGCCAAGCTGCCGGACGACCTTACTCTCCGGCGCGTACCAGCGGATGCCGTGCGGCCACTCCCGGCCGAAGCAGCATCCGTAGGTGAGGCAGCCGATCCGGCCGATCACCGAGCAGACCAGAACGGTCGGCACCATCCGGTCCAGCAGCCACAACAGGCTCACCTGCTCGACGGCCGCGAAGACGGCGGAGCCGGCGAAGAAGCCGATGTAGGTGCCCCAGGAGACGAGCCCCACCGTACGAATCGCCCGCCAGGCGCCGAGCGTCCTGACCTGCTCCCAGGCCACCACGAACCACAACAGCCGGCCGCCCAACGCCATCGACGGCACCAGGACCAGCGCGTAGGTCAGGAGAGCATGAGGGCCGAGACCGTCGGTGGCGAGGCGGCCGAGCATCAGGGTCATCGCCACCGCCGTGCCGGACGCGACAAACAACCCGTACGTGACCCAGATCGTCGGCCCCACCCGGAGGAGGACCGGCTGGTTCGCCAGCCACTCCACCGGCCCGCGAACCCTTTCCCACAAGGGAAGCAGGAGGTGTGCGAGATGACGTGATCGCGGTTGGTACTGGTCGTAGGTGCCGGCGAAACGACGGCGCAGCACCGGTCCCTCGTACCCGACCACGTAGTCGACGACGCCCAGCGCGAGCAGGCCGCAGGCGAGGAGTTCGCCGGGTGAGCGGTCGAGCAGGGCCAGCCCGGCCGCGGCCGCGACGTACCCGACGTAGACGGGATGCCGGCTGAGGCGGTACGGCCCACTGGTGACCAGGCGCACCGGCGGCAGGTGGGAGACCGGCCAGCCGCCGCCGACCACCCGCAGCAACACCATCGACCAGGCCATCCACGCCAGACCGGCGCCCAGCAACGCCGCACCGCCGACGCCCCAGTGGCGACCGGGCAGCTCCGGCAGCGCCAACGCGACGTTCAGCGAGTTGCCCAGTGACCACAGCAGGAGGGGAAGTAGGCCGAAGAAGACCGCGACGTAGCCGGCCATGATGCCGGCGGTGGACGTACGGCCGCGCCGCGGAATGGGAGCGTTCCCAGGCTCGAAACCGCCACCAGGCAGGGGTTCGTTGACGACGGTGTTCATGAGCCGGCCGCCTTCTGCTCGGCCCCGCGCAGGTCGCGCCATTCGGGCGTGTAACCGCAGTGCCAGAACATGCATGGTCCCTCGACCTCGCCGCGCGCCATCATCGCCTCCATCGCCGACCAGGTTTTGGCCCCGAAGATGGGGTCGACTGCGATGCCGTTGGTGGCGGCCACCCGTTCACAGAGGTCGACCAGCCGGTCGGGGTAGTCCCCGAAGCCGCGGCCCACCTCGGTGGTGACGATCTCCAGCGGAGGCAACCGCAGCGCCGGTACGCCGAGCCACCTCGTCGTCCAGCGAGCCAGCAGCCGGGCGAGCAGGTCGATCCGGCCCGGGTAGACCTGGACGCCGACCACCCGCACCGGCGGATGGCCACGAGCCGCCAGCAGCGCGGCACCGACCAGGAAACCGACGATGGTGTTACCGGTCGCCACCGACACGAAGATGGCACGTGGCAGGGGCCCCTGCTCGGCGAGCTCGAGTACGCCGCGCGCGTTGCCCAGGATGGCGCTCGGATGGCAGACGCCCGGCAGGACGACCAGCGGACGCCGCCCCGCCGCCCGCCCGGCCGCGTAGGCGCCGGCGGCTGCCCGGGCAGCCGCGACCCGGCTCGGCCCCAGCAGCCGGATGTCGTCGCGGATGCCGGCGAAGTGTCGCTCGCGGTCCGAGGGTGCCATCGGTGGGTCGTCCACCACCAGCACCGTGGACCTGATCCGGTGCTCGCGCAGGATCGGGGTGATGTCGAACGCGAGGTTGGTGATGTTGCCGGCGAACGCGATCAGTTCGTCGTGCCCGACGGCTCGCAGGTGACCGAGCAGTCCCTCGATCTTGCGGGTCTTCGCCCCTCCCCGGCCCAAGCCGGAGAGGTCGTCACGCTTGACGAGCACGGGCCCGGCCGCCGACTCACCCGCCGACACCGGGCTCGGCCACCGGCCCAGCGGCACCACCGGCAGCGTGGTCAGTCGATGCAGGGCACGGGCCGGGTCGGTCGCCGGGGCGTCTCCGGTGCCGCCTGGGTCGAACGGGCCGAACGAGCCGAATCCGTTGGAACGCGCGCCAGCAACCGTCATGGTCCCTCCAGCCCACCGACCGCGGCGACCGCCGTCCGTGCACGACCGTCCGTGCACAACCGCCGGTGGTGCACGTAGTTCACTGTCGCCGCAGGGACGAATCAAGACCTGCCGCAGGACGGCGTTCTTCGGTACCGCCACCAGGCAGCGGATGCCGGTCAGCGATCAACAGCCCCGGTGGCGTAGTAGGCCTTGCAGACCCCGTCGCTGTCGTAGGCGGTGGCGATCTCCAGCAGCCGGGTGCCGTGCCGCACGGTCAGCAGCGGTGAGCTGTAGTTGGGGCAGTAGTTGTCGTACGGATCGGGAACGCTCACCGGCGCGGGGATCGGCCGCCACGGTCCGGCCGGCCCGTCGTCGCTGACGAAGACGGTGTGCCCGTTGCCCTCGGCGACGGTTCCGTCCGCGGCGTACAGGATCTGCCCGGTCAGGAACAGCCTGCCTTCCCGCCCGGGGCCGGGCTCCCAGGTGATCGTCGGGGTGTGCTCGAAGTACGTGCCGTCGGTCGCCCGAACGGTCGGGCCGAAGTCCTTCGGGTCGCCCCACTGCGCGCCGTCAGCCGACTCGCGGTAGTGCGCCTTGCAGTCGTACGACGGTCCGCACACCTCGTACGTCATCAGGTAGCGGCCACCCGCGATCCGCCGGACGATGGGCATTCCGGGGCGCGCGGCCGGGTCGTTGCTCGCCACCA encodes:
- a CDS encoding phytanoyl-CoA dioxygenase family protein, with protein sequence MDMETALSELGVTDDLLDAKTKAQLDNDGFAPLPGILSPEQVAALRKRLAELSRIEGSRAGEEVHQEAGTDRLSDLVNKDPMFEVCFTHPVVLAAVRHVLGEFRLSSLNSRAALPGRGHQGLHADWGVLQEGQGYQVCNSIWLLDDFTAENGATRVVPGSHRKRGIGPADELDGDPRATHPDEVQLIAPAGTVVVFNSHLWHGGTRNNSDRPRRALHSYFTRRDQPQQLDQAEYLRVRTRDRLSPAALYVLGVWDELGTAS
- a CDS encoding prolipoprotein diacylglyceryl transferase family protein: MNTVVNEPLPGGGFEPGNAPIPRRGRTSTAGIMAGYVAVFFGLLPLLLWSLGNSLNVALALPELPGRHWGVGGAALLGAGLAWMAWSMVLLRVVGGGWPVSHLPPVRLVTSGPYRLSRHPVYVGYVAAAAGLALLDRSPGELLACGLLALGVVDYVVGYEGPVLRRRFAGTYDQYQPRSRHLAHLLLPLWERVRGPVEWLANQPVLLRVGPTIWVTYGLFVASGTAVAMTLMLGRLATDGLGPHALLTYALVLVPSMALGGRLLWFVVAWEQVRTLGAWRAIRTVGLVSWGTYIGFFAGSAVFAAVEQVSLLWLLDRMVPTVLVCSVIGRIGCLTYGCCFGREWPHGIRWYAPESKVVRQLGPDRVCPRIPVQVLSAAATAAAVLTAALVSLRPAPAGVVTGVVMLLYAMGRFAVDSLRDETFGVPWAGGLTSGHLFSLVVTAVALALIHTSRGEPAWPRSMFSYDRGLLWPILPVIGVATILVFVVSGLHWRRVGQW
- a CDS encoding phytanoyl-CoA dioxygenase family protein, whose translation is MTDAVSPVRVDADADPPLDDWIERFHRDGFLVVEDALPDDLVRELRTDLDDAIGAAPNNAGQVEIQVRMFERSKAHLRLFDHEPVVTFAERLISQDRPGLGPDHVHVVHNNAFRTPTQAGISTWHQDDPPHYLVTHGEPPANVRLPVLLFTCNYYLTDVTERRHGPTQFVPGSHLFGAHCPPTLEGTRWEQDVVTAYGRAGTAIMFSCQVWHRGHPNLSERTRYVSQVSYAHRLIGHRYFPFMNYVMPEHVYAGANPRLRRLLGFLPTGAYG
- a CDS encoding pyridoxal-phosphate dependent enzyme; translated protein: MTVAGARSNGFGSFGPFDPGGTGDAPATDPARALHRLTTLPVVPLGRWPSPVSAGESAAGPVLVKRDDLSGLGRGGAKTRKIEGLLGHLRAVGHDELIAFAGNITNLAFDITPILREHRIRSTVLVVDDPPMAPSDRERHFAGIRDDIRLLGPSRVAAARAAAGAYAAGRAAGRRPLVVLPGVCHPSAILGNARGVLELAEQGPLPRAIFVSVATGNTIVGFLVGAALLAARGHPPVRVVGVQVYPGRIDLLARLLARWTTRWLGVPALRLPPLEIVTTEVGRGFGDYPDRLVDLCERVAATNGIAVDPIFGAKTWSAMEAMMARGEVEGPCMFWHCGYTPEWRDLRGAEQKAAGS